The Maridesulfovibrio sp. genomic sequence ATATGCTCGGTGATGCAAAAGCTGATATTTATCACAAAGTGCTCAGAGCTGTTGCTGAGGATGATGTTTTTCATTCCATTCTGGTGATTCTGACCCCGGCGGCAAATATTCTTGAAGATGTGGAAAAAGTTGCCGCAGATATTATTGAGCTGGAACGGGAGTGCGATAAGCCCATAGTCACCTGCTTTATGGGAGACTTTTCAACCAGAAAGGCGCGCAAGATGCTGCGCGCAGCCGGAATACCCTGCTATGAGTTCCCGGAAGCGGCAGTCCGTTCCCTTGATGCCATGACCCGCTGCTACCGCTGGCAGAAAAAGGATTGGCCCATCGATGTCTGCTTCAGGCGTGATTTTTCCAAGGCCAAGTCCATTGTGGAAAACTGCCGCAAGACCGGCCTGACTGAGCTTGTTGAGCTGGACGCTCAGCAGTTGGCTTCCGCTTATGAACTTCCAATGCCGGAAACCGTACTGGCCCGGACTTCCAATCAGGCCGCCAAGGCTGCCAAGAGGATAGGCTATCCTGTGGTGCTCAAGGTGGCTTCGCCCCAGATTTCCCGCAAGCAGGAGCTTGGTCTGGTGGTCACCGATATCCAGACTCCGCAGGCTCTGCGCAAGGCTTTTCTGGAGATTACCACCCGGGCCGCCAGAAGGTGTAAAGACGCTTACATCACCGGGTGTCTTGTGCAGGCCATGGGACCTAAGGATTCCCATGAGATTGTGGTGAGCTTCAAGCGTGATCCGCAATTCGGCCCGCTCATAAATTTTTCACTGGCAGGGCTTCACGTCGACCTGTTTGGTGATGTATCATCTAGGCTGGCACCGCTGGCACTCAATGATGCGCAGGAAATGATCCGTGAGATCAAGGCGTACCCCATTTTAAGGGGAGTACGCAACGGTGCGGCCGTAAATCTGGGCGCACTTGAAGATGTGCTGCTCATGGTTTCCCAGATGGCTTCTGATCTGCCCGAAATTCAGGAAGCCGAATTCAGTCCTGTAATAGCGGGACCGGATGGAGCGGTTGTCGCCAATATGCGTATGACTGTAAATTAAGATTGTCCCGGAGGCCGAGAACCGTTTTGTTGGGTCTTTGTCTGGGTGAATCAGACAGTATTTTGTCGATTTTGTTTTGATTAGAAGGAGGACTTTATGTCCGGTTTATATATTGGTTCTACCAGCGGTTATTCCGGTAAGAACATGATTGTCATGGGCTTGGGGTTGTATTTTCAAAAGCAGGGCGTCAGCCTCGGCTACATGAAGCCCGTGGGTGCCATTCCTGCGGAGGTAGATGGCCGTCTGGGTGATGAAGATGCGTTTTTCATTCAAAAGGTGCTCGGTGTTTCCAATCCGCCGAACGTAGTCACCCCCGTGGTTGTGACCCATGATTTCAAGGTGCAGGCTTTCAACGGCAAGGTTGATGACCATGTTCAGCCTATTATTGACGGTTACGCCAAGATCAGCGCGGAGAAGGATCTGACTCTGGTTGCCGGGTCCGGTTCCATGTATTCCGGTAAATATTGCGGGGTTGATGGAATTCATCTGGTTAAGAAACTGGGTATCAAGTGTGTGGTCATCGACCGTTTCCAGAAGGAATTGAATTACGATTATCTGGTGGTGCTCAAGGAGTCGCTGGGGGATAATCTTGCCGGGGTTGTGCTTAACGACATTCCTCCGACTTTTATGGATGAAATCACCACGCTGATAAAACCTTTTCTGGAGCGCAAGGGAGTTAAAGTCCTCGGCGTGATCCCCAAAGATCCGCTTATGGGTACAATCAAGGTCGGTGATCTGGCAGACCGTCTTGGCGGAAAGATTATTACCGCTCACAACCGAACCGATCAGCCTGTGGAAAGTTTCCTTATCGGAACCATGCAGGTGGAAAATTTCATGACCCATTTCCGCAGGCACCGCAATTCAGCGGTTATCGTCGGTGGAGACCGTTCCGATGTTCAACTGGTGGCCCTTGAAGGAGAATGCCCCTGTCTGGTGCTGACCGGTAATCTTTATCCCAATGATATTATCCTGACCCGTTCTGAAGTATTGGAAACACCCATCATAGTGGTCCGGGACGATACTTTCAGTGTTGCCAAGAGGATGGAAGATATCCTTTCCCGGCATAAATTGCGTGAATCAGCAAAAATCAAACACGGGGTAGATCTGGTGGAGAAGCATATTGACTTCGGATACCTGAAAAAACAGTTGGGTTTGGTCTATTGATTTCAAGCTGGATAAAATTTGAAAATGAGGGAAGTTGCCTGAGGCTGCTTTCCTCATTTTTTGTGAACAGGGCTTTTTAAGAAATTGTATGGCAAACCCGTTAAAAGTTATCAGAAAGTTCAGAAAAACTTATTCTGTAAAGAAGGGATTGTAGCGTAATTCGTGTTTAACAGTAGTCATGGGGCCGTGCCCGGAAAATATTTTTGTTTCACCAGGAAGAATAAAGATTCTGTTTTTAATTGAACTCAGCAACTCGTCACTGTTGCCTCCGGGCAAATCGGTTCTTCCTACGGAAATCATGAACAGCAGGTCCCCAACGAAAACGCTGCTTAGACTCGGGAAAAAAAATGACAGGCTACCGGGAGTATGACCCGGTGTTTCAAATACCATTACCGGATGTCCTAGAATAGTCTGACGGCCCTGTTTCAGATCGTGGACAGTAAAATCCAGCAATTCCTTGAACTCTAGGGAACCGCCATCTTTGAGCGGAATTTCGTGCAGGTAAATGTCTTTGTTGTTGCCGTAAACCGTGGCTCCGGTCATCTTTTGTAATGCTGAAACTCCGCCTATATGGTCGAAATGCATGTGGGTAAGGTAGATGGACTGTACCTTCAGTTTCCGTTGGCTGACGGCTTTCAGGATAGGCTCCGGATCCATGCCGCAGTCAATCACCACTGCTTCCGAGCCGGATGTCAGCAGGTATGAGTTGGTCTCAAGGGGACCAAGCACAAAAGTTTCAACCTGTATTTCTTTCATTCGTTAAGGTCTTGACTGCAAGTCGGCAATAGAGTGAAATTCTTAGTAGTCAAACAGTAACTATCAAGGATTAAGAATGCTTTATTTTTTGGGAAACTGTCAAATGGATTTCCTTGGCAGGGCAGTACAGTCCTTCGGGTATCCCTGCACCTACAGGGTGCTTGCGTCTCCTCTCACCTATAACAGTTCTCCGGGAATCATTCCGGAAGAGTTGGCTGTTATGGATGCAAAATTCGGGCTGGAGAAATATTACCATGACCGCAATCTGCTTCATCAGTTTCAGATGATTGCGTCCGCTGATCCTGAACCGCAGCTTATTGTGATGAATCTGTTTCACGAGAATAGCCCGTTATTTGTCAACATTGCATCCAATTACATTTTTTTCGTCAATCCCGAGGCGTGGCAGGAGCATCCTGAATTCGAAGCGTGGATGAAGGATAATTTCGGTATGGTGCAGCCCAATCCGGGCACTTACCTCAAGCGTTACCGGGAAATGCTGGGCCATCTGCGAGAGCGTTTTCCGCAGGTACCCATTATTGTGGTTTCCCGACTGTCACACTACCCAGCTTTCGGTCCTGATCCTTATTCGTATCTTGAAGGCTGGTCCGATCTTTGGAGGACAGCCAAGCCGGTAATCAATAGCTGGGCAAATGAAATTGAGGATTTGGCTGTTATTGATATGGATCGTGTTTTCGGTGGAATATGGGCGGGGTCGGAAAAGAAGATCGAGGTCCATTGCCCGTTTCTCAAATTTAAGCTGACCGAGGAAAATGACACCATTACCGGGTTGCATGCCAGTCGCGACGTGGAACACATCGGTTCCATGTGGCCCGTGCTTGCCGCAAAGATAGAGCAGTTCCTGAAAGAAGGGTGTATTGATTACGCGGCGGAAGAAACTGTGCCTGATGAATGGTTACGCCCGTGGCAGCCTGAAAAGTTTGATGAAAACAGATTGATTGAAATGCTTTCATCCGGGGCCAACTACCTGTGCGCCCGGGCAATCGGTTCATTTTTTCTTGATCTTGCCAAGGACTACACTGATCTTCTGGCTCGTACCGCAGAATTCACCCCGGTCTGCCACAACACATTACATATGATAAAAACTTATTCCCGCATCTGGCCCAATCCGGTTTTGGCGCACTGGTGTCAGGTACACCGCAAGGCGGCAGATGCTTTTACAGCCAACGGTCCGCTTTACACGCAGGACTATCTGCAGCGTATTGATGAGATAGAAAGATTTGTCGGATGATGCCTTCACCATCCATTTCATAATTATTTGTTAATCTTGCATAAAGCTTGTTCTGGCGAGTTCCAACGAATAAGGCCGTAATATTTTAAAATATTACGGCCTTATTCGTTGGTGATTTATTGTGCGAAGCGGCTAAGCACCGATAAAAACGGTTTAAGCCTTTGTGGGCAAATTATTTCTGCTCCGCTTTAAGCGCACCTAAAAGAGCTTCATCCAGAGAGGGGTGGGGGAAGACAACCTTGTGGATATCATCCTTGGTCCAGCCTTCCTGAACAATCATGGCTGCTGCGGTGGTGAAGCCTGAGACGTGGTGCCCTACAGCAGTAATCCCGGCAACATGTCCATCAAGCCAGATCACTTTTACAAAGCCCTGCGTTGCTGCATAGGCCTGAGCAATAGGGTTGGCTACCAGCGGGAAGGAGGAGACTTTCACATCACCTTTTCCTTCAAGGTCGGCGGGCATGAGCCCAACGCGCATGGTTTCCGGAGAACCGTAGAGAATGGACGGGATAGGGCCGTGCTCATAGGGAGATTGTGTTTTTCCGGCAATGCGGCGGACCACGTACCCGGCCTGATGGCTGGCTGCATGGGCAAGCAGGATTTTCCCGTTCAGGTCACCGATGGCGTAGACGTTTTCAGCGGCTTCAAGGTTTTCGTTAACCTTGACGAAGCCTGGGCCTTCGGTCTTGATTCCGAGAACATCAAGTCCGATATCAGCGGAATTGGGACGGCGTCCGATGGCGATGAGTGCTTTGTCGGCGGTGAATTCTTCTCCGTCTTCGGTACGCAGCACAGCTTTGCCGTCTTCAGCGGTAACGGATTTGACCTTCACTCCCAGATTGAATTGCCACTTGTGGCGTTTGAAGACTCCCTGCAAAGCTTTGGAAACTTCGGGGTCCTCATAAACCGCAATGCGGTCAAGGGCATCGACTACCGTGATTTTGCATCCGGTACGGTGGGCGATCTGGGCCATTTCAAGGCCGATGAAGCCTGCTCCGATGACCAGCAGCGAGGTGGGCATTTCTTCGAGCGCAAGAAATCCGCTGTTATCGAGAATAGTCTCGTTGTCAGGCTCCAAACCCGGGAATACGGTCGGGTGGGAACCGGTAGCGAGGACAAGTGATTTGTACTCTAGGACAGCAGTCTCTTCCGGGTGGGAAACTTCTACTTTACCGGGCTCAATAATTCTAGCCACGGCAGGGTAGATGTCGATACCCAGATTTTTCGCTTTTTGAGCCATTGCCTTGCGGGTGGCAGCGATGAAGCGGTCTTTTTTAGTACACAGGGCTTTGAAATCTATTTCTATTTCACCCTTGGCAACGCGGGCTTTGGATTGCGCGGCAAGTTCTTCCACCGGGGAGGTTGCACCGAGGTACATTTTGGTGGGAATACAGCCCACATTAAGGCAGGTTCCGCCAAGCAGGTCTTTTTCCACCAGCGCGACTTTGATGCCTTCTTCCGCAGCTTCAAGGGCCGCGTCAAAACCGCCCGGACCGGCTCCTACGACCACGAGGTCGTAGGAGCGTGTATCTGTCGGGAAACTATTTGACGTCATCAGTAATCACCATGGAGCGTGCAGCTTTGGTTTCGTCCATCCTTTTAACGGACATGGAAACAGGTGCAGCCTGCAGTGCTTCGGGGTTCTTTTCCGCCATTTCTGCAATCTCGATGAGATCGTCGATAAAGCGGTCAATGGTCTCTTTGTTTTCAGTCTCGGTGGGTTCGATCATCAAACATTCCTTCACGATGAGCGGGAAGTAGATAGTCGGGGCGTGATGGCCTTTATCCAGCAGTGCCTTGGCAACATCGAGGGCGCGAACGCCGTTCTTAGCCTGATTGACCGCAGAAGCAACGAACTCGTGCATGCAGATGCGGTTGTAGGGAATCTCGAAATGGTTTTCGAGACGCTTGCGCATGTAGTTGGCGTTGAGGACCGCACCTTCAGTGGCGCGGGTCAGGCCTTCGCGACCGAGGCGGAGCATATAGGCGTATGCTTTCAGGTAAACACCGAAGTTGCCGTAGAAGGGGGCAACATAACCGATGGATTTCGGTGCGTCATAGTCAAGGTAGTACTGGCCGTCTTCCATTTTAGCCACGCGGGAAATGGGCAGGAAGGGGATAAGTTTTTCGCTTACGCCGACCGGACCGGAACCGGGACCGCCGCCACCGTGCGGGGTAGCGAGGGTTTTGTGCAGGTTGAGATGCACAATGTCGAACCCGGCATCACCGACGCGCAGCTTGCCCATGATGGCGTTCATATTCGCGCCGTCATAGTAGAGCAGAGCGTCTTTTTCGTGGATCATCCTGACCAGTTCAGGAAGATGGGTTTCGAACAGGCCGAGGGTGTTGGGGCAGGTCATCATAACGCCTGCCACTTCATCATCCAGAACCTCAGCGAGGGCTTCCGGGGTGATGATGCCGTCCTTGGATTCAACTGAAACAACATCGTATCCTGCCACTGCGGCTGATGCGGGGTTGGTTCCGTGGGCGGAATCCGGGCAGATGACCTTTGTTTTTTTATTGCCCTTGTCGCGATGGTAAGCGGCCATGAGCATAACCCCGGTCAACTCACCGTGGGCACCGGCCATGGGATGCAGAGTGAATGCAGCCATTCCGGTCAGTTCACTGAGCATGGATTCGGTTTCGTGAATGACTTCAAGCGCACCTTGACAATGGCGGCCCGCTCCCTTGAGCTGGGAAATTACCGGGTGCAGCTTGGCGAATCCGGGCATGGCAGCCACCTGTTCGGTGAACTTGGGGTTGTATTTCATGGTGCAGGAGCCGAGGGGATAGAAGTTGGAATCCACACCGAAGTTTTTCTGAGAAAGCTTGGTGAAGTGGCGAACCACATCCAGCTCGGAAAGGGAAGGCATACCCGCTTCTTTACGCAGAAGTTCTGCGGGGATGAAGTCCTCGATTTTTGACTTGGGTTCTTCGGGCCAGCAGCCTTCGCGACCGGGAACGGATTTTTCAAATACTGTTTTCATTAGATTGCCCCCCGCAGAATCTCGGCGAAGATGCCGATCTGTTCTTCAGTGGTCTTTTCTGTGCAGGCTACCAGCAGCACGTTTTCAAATCCTTCGTAGTAACGTCCTACAGGGAAACCGGGGATGATGCCGCGCTCGGTGAGCTTATCGATTACCTCAAAGGCGTTTACCGGAAGGGTTACAGCAAATTCGTTGACGTAGGGGCCTTTGGTGAACATTTCCACACCGTCAATGGAGGTGAGGCGGTCGGCAGCATAGTGTGCGCGTTCAACGGAAATGATTGCTGTCCGGCGTAAGCCTTCCTCTCCCAGCAGGCAGAGGTGGATCAGGGTACGCAGGGCGCAGAGAGCCTGGTTGGAGCAGATATTGGAAGTCGCTTTCTGGCGGCGGATGTGCTGCTCACGGGCCTGGATGGTCAGAACGTAACCGGTCTTGCCGTCTTCGTCTTCAGTACGTCCTGCAATGCGTCCGGGCATCTGGCGGACCAAAGCTTTGGAGCAGGTCATAATTCCGAGGTACGGGCCGCCGAAGGAAAGCGGCTGACCGATGGATTGGCCGTCTGCAACAGCAATATCGGCACCCATCTGACCGGGAGTTTTCAGCACGGACTGCATGACCGGGTAGGTGGACATGATTGCCAGAGCCTTGTGCTCGTGGACTGCGGCGAACATTTCGGTGAAATCGTTAACCGAGCCGAAAAAGTTGGGGTTTTGAACGATAACAGCTGCAGTGTCCTTATCGACTGCCGCAGTAATTGATTTGACATTGGTGCAGCCATGGTTGTGGGGCACTGTGACAAGTTCAATATTCAGGTTGTTGGTGTAGGAGTTAAGCATAACCCGGTAAATAGGGTTCAGTGCTTCACTGACGATGATTTTCCTGCGTCTGGTTTTACGCACGGCCATGAGGGTGGCTTCGTAAAGAGCGGACCCGCCATCGTATACAGAGGCGTTGGCGTAATCCATGTCCATGAGCCGGGCCATGGCAGTCTGATATTCAAAAATCGCCTGCAGGGTTCCCTGAGAAGATTCAGGCTGGTAAGGGGTGTAGGCAGTATAGAATTCGCTGCGGGATGACAGGGCATCCACAGCTGCGGGAATGAAATGGTCGTAAAAACCTGCTCCGAGGAAGCTGGTCAGATCCGTGGTGTTCTTTGCGGCCATTTTGCCCAGCATTTCCAGAACTGCCATTTCGCTTTTACCTTTGGGCAGGTCAAAACTTTTGGGGCGCAGTTCGGCCGGGATCTCGGCAAAGAGGTCATCCACGGAGTTCACGCCGATAACATCAAGCATTTCCCGGATCTCTTCCGGGGAATGAGGTACGTAAGGCATTGTATCCTCCGGTATAAAAAAATGATCCCCGCTGACTTAAGCGGTCGGCGGGGAAATTTGTGTACTGTATATAAAGAATGGCCCCTGATTAGTGAGCTTCTTCTTCGGTTACTTTTTCATAAGCTGCGGCATCAAGAAGCGCATCAGTCGGACCGGTAATTTTTACTTTGACAAGCCAGCCTTCCCCGTAAGGATCTTCGTTGACTTTTTCAGGTGCGTCTTCCAGTGCTTCGTTAACAGCGATTACTTCGCAGTCAACCGGAGCGTACATTTCGCTGGCAGCCTTTACGGACTCAATTGAGCCGAATTCGTCACCGGCTGCGAAAGTATCGCCTTCCTGCGGAAGTTCGACGAAAGTAAGGTCGCCGAGCTGTTCCTGAGCAAAATGGGTGATGCCGATAACACCGTTTTCACCATCAACCTTGAGCCATTCGTGGGATTTGGAGTAAAGAAGTTCCTGCGGAATCATGGGGCCTCCCTTCTGTATAGACTTATTTTTATGTTTCCTGACCGTGTCATTGTGAATAACTCGCAACTGATAGCATTCCTGCTTAAGAAATAAAAGTCTTGTGTAAGGTCAAATTTCAGAAAAATCTTCAAAAAATTATCGGATTAATTAAAATTTAATTATTTTATAATTTTGCAATCGAATAGTTAGTGTTACCCAAGCTTGTCTTTTGGCGAAAAAAAACATACGAAATGAGTAGATAAGGAGTGTCTTTTTGAAGGATTATGTTTCCGGTGAACGGGAAGTTATAAAAGTAGAGACCGCCGGAAGGGTCTGGAAAATTGAACGAACAGCTGACCTTGAGACCCTTTGGGATGAAATAGGTGAAGATGAGTTCGGTGATGACGAGCGCTTGCCGTATTGGGCCGAACTCTGGCCTGCAAGCGTATTGCTCGGTGAATGGCTTTACCGTAATTCGAAGCTGATTCGGGGACGCAAATGTCTCGATCTAGGTTGCGGACTGGGGCTGACTGCTGTTATCGGACAATCCCTTGGAGCTGAGGTGGTCGCGTTTGATTACGAATTGCCGCCGCTTTATTTTGCAAAAGACAACGCCGTCTTGAACGGCACATCCCAGCCGCTCTGGTTGCAGATGGACTGGAGAGAACCATCGCTTGCAGAGAGTTCATTTGATTTCATCTGGGGCGGGGATATACTTTACGAAAAAAGATTTTTTGATCCGCTGGAAAAACTTTTCCGGCGGGTGCTTAAGCCGGGAGGCACCATCTGGATGGCTGAACCGGTGCGTGATGTGTCGGTTCCGGTCTGGCGGAAGCTTGAAGACCTCGGCTGGCAAACAGCGTTGCCTTTGACCGAGAAAGCCGCCTGCTGCAATGCGGAAATGACTGTCAATATCCGGGAAGTTGTTCCCGGCAAATCCATGTAGTTTTACGGAGGTTTGAAATGGGTAAAACTATTCGTTTCGGAGTTTCCCTTGATTCCGATCTTCTTGAAAAATTTGATAAACTTTGTGATGAAAAAAGTTACCAGACCCGCTCTGAAGCAATTCGTGATTTGATCCGCAACATGTTGGTGGAAAAAGAATGGGATGAAGCTGAGGGGCAGATGGCCGGAACTCTTTCTTTGGTCTATGACCATCACCAGAGCGGTCTCTCTCAGCGTTTGACTGAGTTGCAGCACGACAGCCACGATCTGATCATGTCGACTCTGCATGTTCACCTTGATCATGACAACTGCCTTGAAGTCATGGTGCTTAAAGGTGACGGCAAGCAGATCAAAGAACTGGCTCATCGTCTTATTTCTACCAAAGGCGTGAAGCACGGCAAGCTCGGCCTCACAACGACTGGAGAAGAGTTGGTTTAATGGAAGACGTACAAAACAGTCCTGCAAAGGTCGCCATGTCTATCGACAGGGTCGGTGTGCGGGATTTGACCCTCCCCCTTGTGGTTCGTGACCGGGAATCCGGCAGTCAGCACACCATGGCCAAAGTCGCCTTGTCCGTTGATCTGCCAGCCCATTTTAAAGGCACGCACATGAGCCGGTTCGTGGAGGCTCTGGAAGACTGGTCCGAAGAACTGGACTACAAGAGTTTCTACAATCTTTTAAGCGACATTCTGCGTCGCCTTGAAGCTGAACGCGCCCATGCCAAACTCAGCTTTCCCTATTGCCTGCAAAAAACCTCTCCGGTTAGCGGACGCAAGGGCATAATGAGTTATGAATGTACCGTGGAAGGCGAAATGGTCGGCGATAAGCTGGAGTTTACCCTTGGGGTGAAGGTCCCGGTAATGACCGTCTGCCCCTGTTCCAAGGCCATCAGTGATGAAGGAGCCCACAGTCAGCGTGCGGTGGTGCATATCAGGACAAAGTCCAAAGGATTTATTTGGATAGAGGATCTGGTGGAAATTGCGGAAGATTCAGGTTCGTGTGAAGTGTTCTCTCTGCTAAAGCGGGAAGATGAGAAGCACGTTACCGAAAAAAGTTTTTCTAACCCTACCTTTGTTGAGGATGTCGTCCGCAATGCTGCTATGGGTTTGGAAAAGCATCCGAAAATTTCCTGGTATAAAGTCGATGTGGAAAGTTTTGAGTCAATTCATAATCATTGTGCATTTGCAAGTATTGCCAAGCCGGAATAAGTGATTACTTATATATTAAGGAGACAGAGGGGATTATCCCCACCTGGACTCCGGTGACAGCCGCAGTTGCTTACCGAACGGATAGAGCGATTGCGGCGACACTTTGGATGATAAAAAACTCCCGCTGGATTTGCCGGCGGGAGTTTTTTTTGGGTTGGATTTATTTACCCGTATACGGCTCCTGCTGGGTAGAGCAATGAATTCCTCCACCGCCGAAGTTTATGCCGAGGGTGTTTATGGTAACTACCTTTCGGTTCGGGAATGCTTTTTTAAGCACCTCAAGTGCTTCGGCATCGCGTCTTTTAACTTTCTCGGGCAAACCTTCATGCCAGTATTTCTGGGCCAGAACCACACCGTTTGAAATCAGGAAATTGCAGTAGCTCTGGGCCGGGACAACCTGTATATCTTTTCCTACAGGGAATGCCGTACCGTCTGAAAAGCGCGGGAATGAAACCAATCCGTAATAGGCTCCATCCTGCGGGGTCACTTGGAAATACAAGGGTTCCGGCATGGGGATGCGGATAATCTTGAAGTGCTTGCCGTCCTGATCAACTGCGTTTTTAAGTATACTGTAGGTTTCTTCCATTCGGCGGCGGTTTTCCGCTTCAACCGGACCTTGGGCCGCTTCCTCTTCACTAACTTCAGCCAGCAGAATTGTATCCGGGGCTACAAAGCGGCAATATTCATCAATGTGATTATTGGCTGCAGCACTGCGGTAGGCCACCCCTTTTCCGTCCGGCCCTGGCAGGGTGCTTACGTTGTAAGCATCGTCGTCAACGGTCCCTCTTTTAAGCCAGATAACGTTGCTGACGCCCAGCATTTCTTTGAGTTCTATTTCAATGTCAGCACGTGAAAGGTTGGGGTTACGCTGGAATTCGCAGGCTTCAGTGACCAGTATGGTTCCTTTTCCGTTCAGTTCCCGGTCCCCGCCTTCACTGACCAGACGGGTCATTCTTGAAGGGATTTTGCGCAGCTTGGCTATATCCCGGTCTACTCGTTCCATTATCCGGGATTGGGTGTCTGATTGCGGAAAATAACCCCAGCAGTTGAACCCGAAATCGACTATGCTTTTGTTACCCTGCCTGTCCGTTGTGAAGATGGGGCCAAAATCCCGCCAGTAGAGCATGGTAAAAGGAATGGTCTGGAATGAAATTCTTTCCATGGGGAGTTTGTTCTTTTCTAACAGGGGCTGCACATGTTTGAGTTGACTCTCTTCAGGTATGCAGATGGTGATGTTTGTATACGGAGCAAGATTCTTGGCAATTTCCAGCAGGACATCATCGGTAAGGTAGCCCTTAACATATTCTTTGCTCAGCCAGCCGAGGTAAACCCTCTCCTGTTTTTCAAATTCTCCGGGGAATCTCCATTCGGCAGCAGCAGCGGTAATCACCGTTGCAAAGATAAATAGTGCTGCTAAAAAATAAACTTTACCAATTTTCATCATGTTGCTCCCCCCGCTGGCCAGAGTTGTGATATTTCTGTTATAATAGACAGTAGTTTTCAGGTGCCGTCAACAACTTAGCAAATGCCCGGAATGCGGAAGTATTCTTTAAGGCAGTGTTTTTTGTTATAATGAAGCCCCTTGCACCGGATTCTTGGCGCAAGGGGCTTTATTACTTGGATGTGGTGCTGATTTTATTTTGATTCAACAGCATAGGGCCAGCCACCCTGACCGTTGGTGAGGATGAATAAGCGGTAGGGTGCAATTCCCTTTTTGGCGAGATAGTTGACGGTCCTTTCGGCTCCGCCTTTGCCGCGCGGGCAGATCACTACTATAGGTTGAGCGGATTTTTTAAGGTTATTCACAGCAGCATCAAGCTTGTTTGTATCGGTTGCGGTTTTCACCGGGTAGGCACCGGTTTCGATAGCGCCCTTGATGTGGTGAGCGTTAAATTCTTCAGCCACCTGAATGTCCACGATGGCGACATCTGCATGGTTGTTTACTGCATTGTTTAATGATGCCGCACACATGTAGTTGTAGCTGTCCTTCATGGCAAATGCGTTGGCAGCAATACATACGAACAGGGCTGCAGCTCCAAGCATCAGCGTAACTTTTCTTGTAAAATTCATTAGTTTCTCCTCCTGATTATGGTTTAGATTCAACCTTTAAACTCAGGCAGGAGAATTCGTCGAATAGTAAAAGTCGATAGCTGTGTAAAAATATTCAGCGCTTTTTTCTATATTATACGGGGGTTACTTATTATTTTCAAAACGGTTACGTAATTCTTCTACCCGTTTTTTGTTTACCCCGAAATCAGAATAACCAAGCCTTGCAGCGGAGCGAAGTTCAATTCTGCCTTCAGCTTCATCGTAAATGCATTCCAGATCGTCTACGAAGCGAAACCACCTGCTCCTGAACTCGGCATGTAGGTACGGTCCGCTGCGGGAAACTATTTTGCCGCCCATTTGTTTGATGCATGCCCTAAGTTTTTTTATGACCTGTTTGTTCGTCCCGCTGGCCTTTATTGATTGGACTGTGTGTGCCTTATCGTTTTCCTGTGAAGAAACACAATTGGGGCTGTTTGGACAGGGGGAAAGTTTGCCGCCGTTGATGCCTAGATTTTCCGGTGGGGACGAGAAGTGGGCAGCAGTAAATAACCCAGCGGTGCAGACGATAATAAAT encodes the following:
- the gcvPB gene encoding aminomethyl-transferring glycine dehydrogenase subunit GcvPB, with protein sequence MKTVFEKSVPGREGCWPEEPKSKIEDFIPAELLRKEAGMPSLSELDVVRHFTKLSQKNFGVDSNFYPLGSCTMKYNPKFTEQVAAMPGFAKLHPVISQLKGAGRHCQGALEVIHETESMLSELTGMAAFTLHPMAGAHGELTGVMLMAAYHRDKGNKKTKVICPDSAHGTNPASAAVAGYDVVSVESKDGIITPEALAEVLDDEVAGVMMTCPNTLGLFETHLPELVRMIHEKDALLYYDGANMNAIMGKLRVGDAGFDIVHLNLHKTLATPHGGGGPGSGPVGVSEKLIPFLPISRVAKMEDGQYYLDYDAPKSIGYVAPFYGNFGVYLKAYAYMLRLGREGLTRATEGAVLNANYMRKRLENHFEIPYNRICMHEFVASAVNQAKNGVRALDVAKALLDKGHHAPTIYFPLIVKECLMIEPTETENKETIDRFIDDLIEIAEMAEKNPEALQAAPVSMSVKRMDETKAARSMVITDDVK
- the gcvPA gene encoding aminomethyl-transferring glycine dehydrogenase subunit GcvPA gives rise to the protein MPYVPHSPEEIREMLDVIGVNSVDDLFAEIPAELRPKSFDLPKGKSEMAVLEMLGKMAAKNTTDLTSFLGAGFYDHFIPAAVDALSSRSEFYTAYTPYQPESSQGTLQAIFEYQTAMARLMDMDYANASVYDGGSALYEATLMAVRKTRRRKIIVSEALNPIYRVMLNSYTNNLNIELVTVPHNHGCTNVKSITAAVDKDTAAVIVQNPNFFGSVNDFTEMFAAVHEHKALAIMSTYPVMQSVLKTPGQMGADIAVADGQSIGQPLSFGGPYLGIMTCSKALVRQMPGRIAGRTEDEDGKTGYVLTIQAREQHIRRQKATSNICSNQALCALRTLIHLCLLGEEGLRRTAIISVERAHYAADRLTSIDGVEMFTKGPYVNEFAVTLPVNAFEVIDKLTERGIIPGFPVGRYYEGFENVLLVACTEKTTEEQIGIFAEILRGAI
- the gcvH gene encoding glycine cleavage system protein GcvH; the protein is MIPQELLYSKSHEWLKVDGENGVIGITHFAQEQLGDLTFVELPQEGDTFAAGDEFGSIESVKAASEMYAPVDCEVIAVNEALEDAPEKVNEDPYGEGWLVKVKITGPTDALLDAAAYEKVTEEEAH
- a CDS encoding methyltransferase domain-containing protein gives rise to the protein MKDYVSGEREVIKVETAGRVWKIERTADLETLWDEIGEDEFGDDERLPYWAELWPASVLLGEWLYRNSKLIRGRKCLDLGCGLGLTAVIGQSLGAEVVAFDYELPPLYFAKDNAVLNGTSQPLWLQMDWREPSLAESSFDFIWGGDILYEKRFFDPLEKLFRRVLKPGGTIWMAEPVRDVSVPVWRKLEDLGWQTALPLTEKAACCNAEMTVNIREVVPGKSM
- the nikR gene encoding nickel-responsive transcriptional regulator NikR, with the translated sequence MGKTIRFGVSLDSDLLEKFDKLCDEKSYQTRSEAIRDLIRNMLVEKEWDEAEGQMAGTLSLVYDHHQSGLSQRLTELQHDSHDLIMSTLHVHLDHDNCLEVMVLKGDGKQIKELAHRLISTKGVKHGKLGLTTTGEELV
- the folE2 gene encoding GTP cyclohydrolase FolE2; translated protein: MEDVQNSPAKVAMSIDRVGVRDLTLPLVVRDRESGSQHTMAKVALSVDLPAHFKGTHMSRFVEALEDWSEELDYKSFYNLLSDILRRLEAERAHAKLSFPYCLQKTSPVSGRKGIMSYECTVEGEMVGDKLEFTLGVKVPVMTVCPCSKAISDEGAHSQRAVVHIRTKSKGFIWIEDLVEIAEDSGSCEVFSLLKREDEKHVTEKSFSNPTFVEDVVRNAAMGLEKHPKISWYKVDVESFESIHNHCAFASIAKPE